In Cucurbita pepo subsp. pepo cultivar mu-cu-16 chromosome LG04, ASM280686v2, whole genome shotgun sequence, the following are encoded in one genomic region:
- the LOC111793722 gene encoding uncharacterized protein LOC111793722 translates to MYALPSTAALNVLPQIPLLKSEVPLLYCCSCASASASASASVATTSSAAAIHSISSVIHPVLLFNSYDAPLDTQTFLATFSVLVAISLSLFLGLKGGPVPCERCAGNGGTKCIFCDNGKMQQQSGLIDCKVCKGAGLIFCKKCGGSGYSRRL, encoded by the exons ATGTATGCGCTACCTTCTACGGCCGCTCTTAACGTTCTCCCTCAGATTCCATTGCTAAAATCTGAAGTTCCTCTTCTCTATTGCTGTTCTTgtgcttctgcttctgcttctgcttctgcttctgttGCAACCACTTCTTCCGCCGCGGCGATACACTCAATCAGCTCTGTTATCCATCCCGTTTTGCTCTTTAATAGCTACGACGCGCCATTGGACACCCAAACTTTTCTTGCTACTTTCAGCGTTTTGGTCGCCATTTCTCTGTCCCTCTTTCTTGGTCTTAAG GGTGGTCCTGTGCCTTGTGAGCGATGTGCTGGAAATG GTGGCACGAAATGCATCTTCTGTGACAACGGTAAGATGCAGCAACAGTCGGGATTAATTGACTGCAAAGTGTGCAAGGGTGCAG GGTTGATATTCTGCAAAAAGTGTGGCGGTTCTGGATATTCCAGACGGCTATGA